The genomic region CTCCTCTTTTTCCGGCTTCTATTACAATGATACAATCTGCCAATCCTGCGATAATGCGATTTCTTGTAGGAAAATGGGGCGCATCGGGTTTTTTACCAAAGGGATATTCTGTAAGAATGCCGCCATTTTCAAGCATTTTTACTACTGTGTTCCGGTGCACAGCAGGATAGATAATGTCTATGCCGCTTGCCATTACTCCCACTGTAGGAAGGTGATGATACAATGCACGTCTATGTGCAGTTATGTCAATACCGTAAGCTAAACCGCTTACAATCAGGGCATTGAATTGAGTAAATTCTTCTATTAATTCATTTACAATTCTTTTTCCATATTCTGTTGCCTGCCGTGTTCCTATTATACTAACAACTTTCGTATTATCCAGGTTTGTATTACCCTTAAAGTAAATTAACTCCGGGGCATCAATAATTTGTTTAAGCCTTTTTGGGTAACGTTGGTGAGTGTAAAATATCAGTTCTATATCATACTTCCTGGCAAAATTAATTTCTTTTTCTGCAAGTTTTAGCACATTTTGATTTAATATTACCTTTGCCAGGTGCTCCCCAATCCCTGGAATTTTTAATAATTTGCCTTTTGGTGTTTTGAATACTGCCTCAGCTGAACCGCAATAGCTTACTAATTGTTTGGTAAGCATATTTCCGATTCCTGAAAGCAAGCCTAGTGCAACTTCATATAACAACTTGTCATTCATCAAATAAACTGGTTACTGCTTGCCCCGCACATAACTTATGTGCGGGGCTTGCCAGATTCTGGTAACAAGGCTTAGATCGGTTGAATACGTAAAATTAAATGTTATTAATAATTTTTGTGTAATTTGATAAAAAAATCGGGTATTATGCCCTTTTTTACGATTCGGAAGGAAGTTTGATGGCGTTGCATTCTAATAGCTAGTTTATTAGATGTAAGATGTTTGATGTACGGATAAAGGATACACCGAATATTCCCATCAACCATTATCGGTTAGCTGTTAGCTGTTAATTTCAGTATAATAATGAAACTGTTGATCATGCGTTGCTCTTCATGCAACCCTTCAAAAAGCTGTTAGCTGTTAGCTGTTGGCTGTTAGCTAAAAGCCAAAAGCTAATAGCTAAAAGCTAACAGATTCCATTCCTCGTTCCCAAATTTTCAATCTTCTAAAGTTCTTCATTTTGATTTTGTGTTATCAAATCTATTGCTAACAGCTAACAGCTAATAGCTAAAAGCTAACAGCTATCCATCTAATGCCTTCTCTATATATTTATAAATTATGTTAGAATTAAAATTGCTCATTTCATCATCTTTTAAAGTTCTTTCCAAAGAACCTTTGTGATAAAAAATTACTTTACCTTTTTTATCTATTATTACATGAAGCGGAACGGTAACAATTTGCTTTAAAGCATCTTTATTCCATTGCTCACTATCAAAATTAGAGTACTTGTTAATAAGCTCTTGTTCATTAGTGATCTGTTGAAATTTAAAGATCACATCTTTATTTTTGAAAAAGTTGAAAACTTTTTCTTCATCTTCAGTGGTGATTGCGAGGAATTCTACTGGTTTCTCTTTATATTTATCAACTAAAGCATTAAGTTTTGGAATTTCTTTAATACAGGGAGCACACCATGTGCCCCAAAAGTTCAGTATAACTACTTTACCTTGTAGGCTGCTCAGCAAGGTCTTTTTCCCTTTAGGATTGACAAAATAAAAATCAATGGCATCTTGGGCGAAAACAAAGTGAGCATATATGGCAATTAAAATTGAGAATATACTTTTTTTCATTTTGTAAATATAAGAATTTTTATTTATTTCTATGAATTCTAAAAAAATTATATTTTCTTTGGGATATATTTTTAGACTAATAACAAATTAAAAATGAAAAATAAATTATTTTGGGCGGTTATTATAATCTTTTTTTCCTGTGAATCGGAACACAAAGAAAAGGAAAAAATAGCGAAAGAAACTATTATTGACACATTAGCCCACGTAAAAAAGTCAATAGCAGATAGTTTGGTTAACATTGAATTGACGATTACGAGGAGTACCGAAGTAACGGAAGATAAGCCCTTCCCGGATCCTCTTTTTTTACAGAAAATCAAACAAAAGGAAGAAGAACTTTTTAATTTTAAAAAAGAACTTGAAATAATTGCTCTTACGTTGGATAACAGGGAGAAAGAACTCAATGCCAGAGAAAATAAATTAAGCAGTAAAGAATTGGAAATTAGGGTTCAGTTAGATAGTATTAAAGAGACAAAACAAAACATTTTTCAAAAAAATGTGACGCCTGAACCTAGTGAACAAGAGATTGATTTGTTAGAAGCGCAAAGAAATGACTTTGGAGAACAAATGAAATTTTTTGAAGAAAAGAAAAAGATGTTTGAGCAGGAGCAAGCTCAGTTTTTAAAGGTAAAAGAAGAATTTAATTCGAGGCTAAGACAGTTTGAGGAAACTCAATCTGCCGACAAAACTATAGCAGCAGCAGGAGAAGAGGGAGAAGAAGTGGTAGAAGGAGCAGTAGGAGAAGAGAGAGAAGATGTGGTAGAAGGAGCAGCGGGAGAAGAGAGAGAAAAAGTG from Cytophagales bacterium harbors:
- the dprA gene encoding DNA-protecting protein DprA, whose translation is MNDKLLYEVALGLLSGIGNMLTKQLVSYCGSAEAVFKTPKGKLLKIPGIGEHLAKVILNQNVLKLAEKEINFARKYDIELIFYTHQRYPKRLKQIIDAPELIYFKGNTNLDNTKVVSIIGTRQATEYGKRIVNELIEEFTQFNALIVSGLAYGIDITAHRRALYHHLPTVGVMASGIDIIYPAVHRNTVVKMLENGGILTEYPFGKKPDAPHFPTRNRIIAGLADCIIVIEAGKRGGALITAEIANSYNRDVFAVPGNIGEKFSEGCNNLIKSHRANLLTSIEDIKYVMNWVTKQEKLSSGPGNNRDKGTNNLSYSFDISKLTTDEVKIYELLKEAGEMMIDDLSIKTQLPISKTASLLLNLEFQGIVKVLPGKKFSIN
- a CDS encoding TlpA family protein disulfide reductase codes for the protein MKKSIFSILIAIYAHFVFAQDAIDFYFVNPKGKKTLLSSLQGKVVILNFWGTWCAPCIKEIPKLNALVDKYKEKPVEFLAITTEDEEKVFNFFKNKDVIFKFQQITNEQELINKYSNFDSEQWNKDALKQIVTVPLHVIIDKKGKVIFYHKGSLERTLKDDEMSNFNSNIIYKYIEKALDG